In Cicer arietinum cultivar CDC Frontier isolate Library 1 chromosome 1, Cicar.CDCFrontier_v2.0, whole genome shotgun sequence, one DNA window encodes the following:
- the LOC101493685 gene encoding uncharacterized protein produces the protein MDEQKSSEVTHELRWLSRGPSEVVRRYTGYAINGFRFHTKKRERFLKTQNSGVVVKTKTSTDEINYYGAITDILLLDYSGKYKFVLFKCDWVDINKGIKKDKFGMTLVNFKFLKHTGKNICDDPFVFASQAKKVFYIYDERNKDWLVVLNAKVRDIYDMGDEESNEIEEIHGQLMGDTSEATQNVNDLVRLQVEDDNDFFEVVDVDNMDDDEDNEDDEEDE, from the coding sequence ATGGATGAACAAAAGAGCTCAGAAGTTACTCATGAACTTAGATGGTTATCCCGTGGACCATCTGAGGTAGTAAGAAGATACACAGGTTATGCGATTAATGGTTTTAGATTCCACacaaagaagagagagagatttttgaaaacacaaaatAGTGGAGTTGTTGTAAAGACAAAGACCTCAACAGATGAAATTAATTACTATGGGGCAATAACTGATATACTGCTGTTGGATTATTCTGGAAAgtacaagtttgtgttatttaaatgTGATTGGGTTGATATTAATAAAGGTATCAAGAAAGATAAGTTTGGTATGACGCttgtcaatttcaaatttttaaaacatactgGGAAAAATATTTGTGATGACCCATTTGTGTTTGCATCACAAGCTAAAAAggtgttttatatatatgatgagAGAAACAAGGATTGGCTTGTTGTTCTCAATGCAAAAGTTAGAGATATCTATGATATGGGTGATGAGGAATctaatgaaattgaagaaattcaTGGGCAACTAATGGGCGATACAAGTGAAGCTactcaaaatgttaatgatttggTTAGGCTTCAAGTTGAAGAcgataatgatttttttgaagttgttgatgttgataatatggatgatgatgaagataatgaagatgatgaggAAGACGAATGA